In the bacterium genome, GACGGTTTTCTGGCGACCGTGCGCTATGCGCTGCAGAAGAAGGAGCGGGTGGATCTGCGCGGTTTCGGCAACTTTTACATCGTCAAGCGTGCAGCCCGTACGACCATCAATCCGGTCTCCCGTAAAACGATAAAAATTCCTGAGCATTTTGCTCCGGTGTTCCGGCCGTCAAAGGAATTGAAAAAATACATCAATGATTATACGGCAAAAAGCTTTTCTGAAGAAGAGCCCATATCCCATCAGGAATAGGAGGTGATCGTCTTGCCGAGCGGGAAGAAACGTAAACGTCACAAGATTGCAACGCACAAACGGAAGAAAAGACTCCGAAAGGACAGACATAAGAAGAAACTCCGTTGACAAACTTAGGGCTGAGACGTGTTCTTGGCCCTTTTGTTTTGCATGTTTTTTCCGCCTGCTGAAGCGCCAGGGTGGGCGTCTGGAATAGCGGGCCTCCGGTGGATGTTGTTGAAAGCGTATCGTATGGATCAGGAAGAGGTTTTCCCAGCGGTTTATTCGGTCTCGGAATTGACGCGTGAGATCAAAGGTTTGCTTGAGGATCATCTGCCGCCCGTGTGGCTGCAGGGCGAGCTTTCCAATTTTATTCGTCACAGCTCAGGTCATATGTACTTTTCGCTCAAGGACCAGGACGCGCAGATTGCCGGCGTCATGTGGCGGCAGCGTAACCTCCTCTTGACCTTCACCCCGCGGGACGGCATGCAAGTGCGCGTTTTCGGTCAAGTGCGGGTATATGAAAAGCGCGGCACGTATCAATTGGATGTGCTCAAAATGGCGCCGGCCGGTGTGGGCGCGCTGCAAGCGGCGTTTGAAAAGCTCAAAGCGCAACTGCACGCGGAAGGTCTGTTGGACGCTGATCGCAAAAGGCCGTTGCCCCTTTTCCCGACCGCTGTGGGCATTGTGACTTCTGCGACAGGCGCCGCCCTGCGCGATATCGTGCAGATCATCCGCCGGCGGGCGCCAGGCCTGCAGATGATTCTGCGGCCGACTTTGGTGCAGGGGGAAGAAGCGGCGGAGGATATTGTTCAAGCGATTCGCGAGTTCAACGAGTTCAACCACGTGGATGTTCTCATCGTAGGTCGTGGAGGTGGATCTCTCGAAGATCTGTGGCCGTTCAATGAGGAAAAAGTGGCGCGGGCCATCAGCGCCTCAAAAATTCCTGTTGTCTCGGCTGTCGGCCATGAGATCGATTTCACCATCGCTGATTTTGTTGCAGACCTGCGAGCCGCAACGCCCTCCGCGGCTGCAGAGTTGGTGGCGCCGCTGTATAGCGCTCTGCGGCAGAGCATGCGCGAGTTGAGCGGCCGTTGCCGCCGGGCGTTCGAGCGAGCGTTGTATCAGCATCGGGATCGGCTGATGCGGTTGCGTTCGCACTATGGCCTGCGCCGTCCGGCGGATTTGCTTTATCAGCGGCGGCAGAGGGTGGATGAGCTGTTACAGAGCATCCGTACCAACTGCCGGAATCGTCTGGTCCAGGATCGGCAGCGCCTGGCGTACGACCGTCAGCTGCTGACCAGCCTGGGCCCGGAATCGGTTTTGCGGCGCGGTTATGCGCTGTGTTGGGATGAGCAGACCCGCCGGCTTGTCACTCGGGTGGAAGCCATAACGCCGGGGGAGAGGCTGACCGTCCAACTATACGACGGTCAGTGGAAGGGCAGCGTGGATAATATCTCCAGCAAAAAATGGGACGAAGGCGGTCTGGAAAAAAAATAATCGCATTTGTCTTTTACCCTTGTTAACTTGAGTCGATCATGAACAAATTGAACTTTGAGAACGCCATGGAGCGGCTGGAAGA is a window encoding:
- the xseA gene encoding exodeoxyribonuclease VII large subunit, which encodes MDQEEVFPAVYSVSELTREIKGLLEDHLPPVWLQGELSNFIRHSSGHMYFSLKDQDAQIAGVMWRQRNLLLTFTPRDGMQVRVFGQVRVYEKRGTYQLDVLKMAPAGVGALQAAFEKLKAQLHAEGLLDADRKRPLPLFPTAVGIVTSATGAALRDIVQIIRRRAPGLQMILRPTLVQGEEAAEDIVQAIREFNEFNHVDVLIVGRGGGSLEDLWPFNEEKVARAISASKIPVVSAVGHEIDFTIADFVADLRAATPSAAAELVAPLYSALRQSMRELSGRCRRAFERALYQHRDRLMRLRSHYGLRRPADLLYQRRQRVDELLQSIRTNCRNRLVQDRQRLAYDRQLLTSLGPESVLRRGYALCWDEQTRRLVTRVEAITPGERLTVQLYDGQWKGSVDNISSKKWDEGGLEKK
- a CDS encoding HU family DNA-binding protein, which gives rise to MTKAEIVDVIAEGTGLTKLETQAVIDGFLATVRYALQKKERVDLRGFGNFYIVKRAARTTINPVSRKTIKIPEHFAPVFRPSKELKKYINDYTAKSFSEEEPISHQE